Part of the Clostridia bacterium genome, TCGATGCGAGCCCCAACCTGGCCGCCGTGCTCAACCTCCGTCCCAACCACCTCGACGTCCACCCGTCGATGGACGCCTACCGGGAGGCCAAGCAGCGCATCTACCGCTTCCAGGGCCCGGGCGACTGGTGCATCTTCAACGCCGACGACGACGCCACCTGGCCCTGGAGCGCCGAAGCGCCCGGCCGCGCGGCCGCGTTCTCGATGGCGCGTCCGGTGGAGTGCGGCACGTGGCTGGAGGGGCGGCCGGAAGACGGCGTCGTCCGCACGAACCTCGTCCCGGCGGGGGGATCTGCGCGGCAGGCGCGCGACCTTCTCCGGGCCTCCGACGTCCGCCTGCCCGGCCGCCACAATCTCGCGAATGTCCTCGCCGCCGTGTCCCTGGCCGCCCTGGGCGGCGTGCCCGACGACGCCATCGCATCCGTCGTGCGGGAGTTCCAGGGCGTGCCGCACCGGCTGGAAACGGTGCTGGAGCGCGGCGGCGTGCTCTTCGTCAACGACTCCATCGCCACCTCGCCGGACCGGAGCATCGCCGCGCTGGAGACGTTCGACCGTCCCGTCGTCCTCATCGCCGGAGGGTACGACAAGGGCCTCGACTTCGACGAGTGGGCGGGCGTCGTGCTGCGGAAGGCGCGCTGCGTCGTGTTGGTCGGGAAGACGGCCGACAAGATTGAGCGCGCGCTGGAGAACGCGCGGCGCCGCGCCGCGACGGATCCGTCCCGAACGGAGGATGAGATCGCCACCCACGAATCCGGCGCCGGGGGCGGCCTCGTCATCCAGCGCGCCACGTCGTTCGAGGACGCCGTCGTCCGCGCGGCGGAGTCGGCGCGTGTGGGCGACGTCGTCCTCCTGTCGCCCGCCTGCGCGAGTTACGACCTCTTCCGCAACTTCGAAGAGCGCGGCGAAGCCTTCCGCGACATCGTCCGCCGCTGGGCGGCGGCCCGTTAGCATTTCGCCCGCGCGGCGCGTGAACTCCGGCCAAGCGGGTTAGGCTAACCCGCGGAGGGAAGCCGGTTGCCAGACATCCTCACCACTGCCCGCGCGGATCGAAGAGACGGCTGGGTTGTGCGCCATCCCGGCAACGACGAACTGTTCAGGGCGGTCGCCTGGTCGCTGGCCGGGCTGCGGCGCGGCTGGCCCGTGCACCTGCACGCGGAGGGGCTCCGCGGCACGGGAAAGACGACCATCCTCCGCGCGGCGCGGGCGCTGTTGCCCACGATCCGCCGCATTCGCGGCTGCCTGTACAATTGCGATCCGCTCGCGCCGCACTGCCCGGAGCACCGCCACCTGTCGCCGGGCGAGATCGCCGCGCTGGGCGAGGAGGCGGTGCCGGCGCCGTTCCTTGAGATTTCCCCCTCGGCCAAGATCGGCACCGTCGTCGGCAGCATCGACCTGACGCGGGTCCTTGACCGGACGCGGCCGGAAGCGAGCCTTTTGCCCGGCACCCTCGCCCAGGCGCACCGCGGCATCGTCTTCATCGACGAGATCAACCGGCTGGCGGACATCGCCCCGGAACTCGCGGACGCGCTGCTGGACGTGATGGGCACGAAGCCGGGCCGGCTGCAGATCGAGGAGACCGGCCTGCCGAAAGTCGTGCTGCCGGTGAACGTGACGGTCTGGGCGGCTTCCAACCCCGACGAGGACCCCGGGCCGCTGTCGGACGTGCGCCGCCAGCTGGCCGACCGCTTTGACCTCGTCGTCTCCATGAGCCGGCCGACGACCGTGGACGCCGTCAAGCGCATCTTGTCCAGCCGGCACCCGCTGCCGGCGGCCGGCGCGCCCGCGGCCAGCGGGATGGAAGGACGGGGCGCCGGCGCGACGGCGAGCGGCGACGGCGCGGCGAGCGCGCCGCCGGCGGCGGCGGCGCCCGCGGCGTCGAACGCGGCCGGCGACGCGGTTTCGGTGTGGCACGAGGCCGAGACGGACCCGGGCGAGGGGTGGCCCGAAGTCGACGAGATCCTGCGGGACTTTCTGGCCTGCACGTACGTCCGGTTCCAGCTGGAGAGCCTGCGCGCCGTCGAGGCCTGGCAGGCGACGGCCCGGCTCGCTGCGGCGTGCCGGCGCGGGACCCGCGTGAGCGCGGAGGACCTGCTGCGCACCGCCGCACCCG contains:
- a CDS encoding AAA family ATPase produces the protein MLTTARADRRDGWVVRHPGNDELFRAVAWSLAGLRRGWPVHLHAEGLRGTGKTTILRAARALLPTIRRIRGCLYNCDPLAPHCPEHRHLSPGEIAALGEEAVPAPFLEISPSAKIGTVVGSIDLTRVLDRTRPEASLLPGTLAQAHRGIVFIDEINRLADIAPELADALLDVMGTKPGRLQIEETGLPKVVLPVNVTVWAASNPDEDPGPLSDVRRQLADRFDLVVSMSRPTTVDAVKRILSSRHPLPAAGAPAASGMEGRGAGATASGDGAASAPPAAAAPAASNAAGDAVSVWHEAETDPGEGWPEVDEILRDFLACTYVRFQLESLRAVEAWQATARLAAACRRGTRVSAEDLLRTAAPVLRHRVDPQTLAEILAYTREQLAGGDAQARVAFGAELTPAGLAAEAAGEPGARGRPGREREETASRRAPDAADGGARAAFPTGREGAVAQGAREALDGRAAGAPSLWAGADAPAGDGPGARWSRLFEGMRHALRGRRSPAPDVPAPRAGGPPAAGR
- the murD gene encoding UDP-N-acetylmuramoyl-L-alanine--D-glutamate ligase, translated to MPSVPRPGHPPDPEEWRGRRVAVVGLGISNLALVRFLRRHGALVEVRDRQSPEALGARLREAVELGAAARVGEGYLDGLDGFDAVFLTPGMRKDQPEIEALRAAGVPVSSEIGLVMRYCRAPIVGITGSAGKTTTTTLTGRLFAAAHPHTYVGGNIGRPLVELVEDIPPDAWVILELSSFQLELVDASPNLAAVLNLRPNHLDVHPSMDAYREAKQRIYRFQGPGDWCIFNADDDATWPWSAEAPGRAAAFSMARPVECGTWLEGRPEDGVVRTNLVPAGGSARQARDLLRASDVRLPGRHNLANVLAAVSLAALGGVPDDAIASVVREFQGVPHRLETVLERGGVLFVNDSIATSPDRSIAALETFDRPVVLIAGGYDKGLDFDEWAGVVLRKARCVVLVGKTADKIERALENARRRAATDPSRTEDEIATHESGAGGGLVIQRATSFEDAVVRAAESARVGDVVLLSPACASYDLFRNFEERGEAFRDIVRRWAAAR